Proteins encoded in a region of the Athene noctua chromosome 4, bAthNoc1.hap1.1, whole genome shotgun sequence genome:
- the LOC141960291 gene encoding sodium/hydrogen exchanger 9B2-like produces the protein MVKENIANDDEDSEPSVCERNGMIPMHEQSEEGPTVGAKGTDGNIQTEETALLNRAQQLPEPVAGSSIPARTWRQIFTCPPQGLLAQTVTNVVIVILVWAVVWSITGTECLPGGNLFGILFLYFFAVIGGKIFGFIKIRTLPPLPALLGMLLAGFLIRNTPFISDIVQINLRWSSALRNIALSVILTRAGLGLDPKALKKLKAVCLRLSFGPCISETCTAAVLAYLFMHLPWQWGFILGFVLGAVSPAVVVPSMLILQAGGYGVEKGVPTLLMAAGSIDDIMAITGFNTCLGMAFSSGSTLYNVLRGVLEVAVGIAAGGILGMFVRYFPSHDQASLAWKRSYFVLGLSMFAVFGSIYFGFPGSGGLCTLVLAFVAGVGWSDEKREVEKIVAVAWNIFQPFLFGLIGAEVSVTSLRPETVGLCVATLSIALVVRIIATFLMVCFAGFNFKEKVFVSLAWIPKATVQAAIGSLALDTARSHQDEQLEKYGMDVLTVAFLAILITAPIGALVIGLAGPRLLQKAQTNSKEDEEGAEVGEEADACEPS, from the exons GAGGGACCAACAGTAGGTGCCAAAGGTACTGATGGGAATATACAAACAGAAGAAACTGCTCTCTTGAATCGTGCTCAGCAACTTCCAGAACCAGTAGCAGGGTCTTCAATACCTGCAAGAACATGGAGACAAATATTTACTTGTCCTCCTCAGGGTTTACTGGCCCAAACAGTGACAAATG tggtaatCGTGATCCTGGTTTGGGCTGTGGTTTGGTCCATCACTGGGACTGAGTGTCTCCCAGGTGGAAATCTGTTTGGAattctctttctttatttttttgctgtcatTGGAGGTAAAATTTTTGGATTCATTAAAATACGAACACtaccccctctccctgctcttcTGG GGATGCTACTTGCTGGTTTCCTCATCCGAAATACCCCATTCATTAGTGACATTGTCCAGATAAACCTGCGCTGGTCTTCTGCACTGAGGAATATTGCTCTGTCAGTTATCTTGACCCGAGCAGGACTTGGCCTGGATCCAAAG GCTCTTAAGAAGCTCAAAGCAGTCTGTTTACGGCTTTCTTTTGGACCGTGCATATCAGAAACATGCACAGCTGCTGTTCTTGCCTACTTGTTCATGCATTTGCCATGGCAATGGGGATTTATATTAGG ttttgttctagGTGCAGTCTCCCCTGCTGTGGTGGTTCCCTCAATGCTGATTTTACAAGCTGGGGGATATGGGGTGGAGAAAGGTGTCCCAACTTTGCTAATGGCAGCTGGCAGCATTGATGACATTATGGCTATCACAGGCTTCAACACTTGCCTTGGGATGGCTTTCTCTTCCG GTTCTACTCTGTACAACGTGCTCCGTGGAGTGCTAGAGGTTGCTGTTGGCATAGCAGCTGGGGGGATTCTGGGAATGTTTGTTAGATATTTCCCAAGCCATGATCAG GCATCTCTGGCATGGAAGAGATCATATTTTGTACTTGGACTGTCCATGTTTGCTGTTTTTGGCAGCATCTACTTTGGCTTCCCTGGATCAGGAGGGCTCTGCACATTAGTCTTAGCTTTTGTTGCAGGTGTGGGATGGTCTGATGAAAAG agaGAAGTAGAAAAAATTGTTGCAGTTGCATGGAATATCTTTCAAccttttctttttggtttaatTGGAGCAGAAGTATCTGTTACATCTCTTAGACCTGAAACTGTTG GGCTCTGTGTTGCTACATTAAGCATTGCCCTAGTTGTGCGAATCATAGCAACGTTCCTGATGGTGTGTTTTGCTGGGTTTAATTTCAAGGAGAAAGTATTTGTCTCATTGGCATGGATTCCCAAAGCCACTGTCCAG gctgCAATAGGTTCCCTtgccctggatacagcgagaagtCATCAGGATGAGCAACTGGAAAAGTATGGAATGGATGTGCTGACAGTAGCTTTCTTAGCTATCTTGATCACTGCTCCAATTGGAGCTCTGGTTATTGGCTTGGCAGGGCCCAGACTTCTGCAGAAGGCTCAGACAAATAGCaaggaggatgaggaaggtgCTGAAGTTGGCGAAGAGGCAGATGCCTGTGAACCTTCGTAA